One window of the Sulfitobacter alexandrii genome contains the following:
- the pcaF gene encoding 3-oxoadipyl-CoA thiolase: MQAFICDAQRTAIGRFGGALASVRADDLAAVPIAALVARNPDVDWPRVDDVILGCANQAGEDNRNVARMAALLAGLPVDVPGATINRLCASGMDAVGAAARAIRAGDMDLAIAGGIESMTRAPFVMPKADSAFSRTNAVYDTTIGWRFVNPKMKAQYGIDSMPETADNVATDHDVSRADQDAFALRSQERWAAADAAGVFADEIAPVTIPQRKGDPVVVDRDEHPRPQTTAEALEKLRPINGPDLTVTAGNASGVNDGAAALLIASEQATKDHGLTPIARVVAMSAAGVEPRVMGIGPIPACHKVLSRAGLTIDQMDVIELNEAFASQGLATLRALGVPDDAPHVNANGGAIAIGHPLGMSGARLVMTAALQLKRTGGRYALCTMCVGVGQGVALILERAS, from the coding sequence ATGCAGGCATTCATCTGTGACGCGCAGCGCACCGCCATCGGCCGTTTCGGCGGCGCCTTGGCATCCGTCCGCGCCGACGACCTCGCGGCGGTCCCCATCGCGGCCCTCGTCGCACGGAATCCCGACGTGGACTGGCCCCGGGTCGATGACGTCATTCTGGGCTGCGCCAACCAGGCGGGCGAAGACAACCGCAATGTCGCGCGCATGGCCGCACTGCTGGCGGGGCTGCCGGTAGACGTTCCCGGCGCGACCATCAACCGGCTTTGCGCGTCCGGGATGGATGCTGTCGGGGCGGCCGCCAGGGCGATCAGGGCGGGGGATATGGACCTTGCCATCGCGGGCGGCATCGAAAGCATGACCCGCGCGCCCTTTGTCATGCCCAAGGCCGACAGCGCCTTTTCCCGCACCAATGCCGTATATGATACGACCATCGGATGGCGCTTCGTCAATCCGAAGATGAAAGCGCAGTATGGCATCGATTCGATGCCCGAAACAGCGGACAACGTGGCGACCGACCACGACGTGAGCCGCGCCGATCAGGATGCCTTTGCCCTGCGCAGCCAGGAACGCTGGGCGGCTGCCGATGCCGCCGGTGTCTTTGCCGACGAGATTGCCCCCGTCACCATTCCCCAGCGCAAGGGTGATCCCGTCGTCGTGGACCGTGATGAACATCCCCGTCCGCAGACCACTGCCGAAGCGCTTGAGAAGCTGCGGCCGATAAATGGCCCCGACCTGACGGTCACCGCGGGAAATGCCTCGGGCGTGAACGACGGTGCCGCTGCCCTTTTGATCGCCTCCGAACAGGCGACCAAGGATCATGGCCTGACACCGATCGCCCGCGTTGTCGCCATGTCCGCGGCGGGGGTCGAGCCCCGCGTCATGGGTATCGGCCCGATCCCGGCATGTCACAAGGTTCTTTCCCGTGCCGGCCTGACCATCGACCAGATGGATGTCATCGAACTGAACGAAGCCTTCGCCTCGCAGGGGTTGGCCACGCTGCGGGCGCTTGGCGTCCCGGATGATGCACCACATGTCAATGCGAACGGCGGCGCCATTGCCATCGGACACCCTCTGGGCATGTCCGGCGCGCGGCTGGTGATGACTGCCGCGCTGCAACTGAAACGCACGGGTGGACGTTATGCCTTGTGCACCATGTGCGTCGGTGTCGGGCAAGGGGTCGCCCTGATCCTCGAACGCGCAAGCTGA
- a CDS encoding glutathione S-transferase family protein yields the protein MLTLYYSRGSSALAAHILLIEVGAAFDTVEVSIAGGRHRTPEFTALNPKGRIPALGTPEGILTENPAILEYIAATHPHAGLIPGSPYDQARARSLCAYICATVHVAFAHGKRADRWADDPAARDAMRTKVRENLLDCADLLERHLLEGPWALGPRFGYCDPYLFLVGRWMKAHDLTLASFPRMEAHSRLMLERPATKTAMQAHLPG from the coding sequence ATGCTGACACTGTATTATTCGCGAGGATCCTCCGCCCTGGCGGCGCACATCCTCCTGATCGAGGTCGGCGCGGCATTCGACACGGTCGAGGTTTCCATCGCCGGGGGGCGGCACCGTACGCCCGAGTTCACGGCGCTCAATCCCAAGGGCCGCATTCCCGCCCTGGGCACACCCGAAGGGATCCTGACGGAGAACCCCGCGATACTGGAATACATCGCGGCGACACATCCCCACGCCGGCCTGATCCCCGGTTCGCCCTACGATCAGGCCCGCGCGCGGTCGCTCTGTGCCTATATCTGCGCGACGGTCCACGTCGCTTTTGCGCACGGAAAGCGCGCGGACCGCTGGGCCGACGATCCCGCCGCGCGCGATGCGATGCGGACCAAGGTACGCGAGAACCTCCTTGATTGCGCCGACCTGCTGGAGCGCCACCTGCTGGAAGGGCCATGGGCCCTGGGACCGCGCTTCGGCTACTGCGATCCCTACCTCTTTCTTGTCGGACGCTGGATGAAGGCGCATGATCTGACGCTTGCGTCCTTCCCAAGGATGGAGGCCCATTCCCGCCTGATGCTGGAACGCCCTGCCACCAAGACGGCAATGCAAGCGCACCTTCCGGGTTAG
- a CDS encoding sulfite exporter TauE/SafE family protein, with product MTLTTVLYLVAGAACGGFINGMSGTGTALFALGFFLIVLDPVTAVAIVALMSILIGLQGLWIVRHEIRTNKRRLLRFLLPGLIGVPVGLLTLHAIDARTLRIGIGVFLVLYGSYFSFRSALPRFERSTPVLDGVVGLVGGIMGGAASVSGAVPVMWVSLRPWPRAETRAVLQPYNIAILGTTVTLLAMRGAYDADALRALAVILPVGLVAAQIGIYVFRRIGDDMFRRVLIGLTLLVGLGILLQELAGS from the coding sequence GTGACATTGACGACCGTTCTATATCTCGTCGCCGGGGCTGCTTGCGGCGGGTTCATCAACGGTATGTCCGGCACGGGTACCGCACTTTTCGCGCTCGGGTTCTTTCTGATCGTGCTGGACCCGGTCACCGCGGTTGCCATCGTCGCGCTGATGTCGATCCTGATCGGCCTCCAAGGTCTGTGGATCGTGCGGCACGAGATCCGCACCAACAAGCGTCGCCTTCTGCGTTTCCTCCTTCCCGGACTCATCGGGGTTCCCGTCGGCCTGCTGACCCTGCACGCCATCGATGCCCGCACCCTTCGTATCGGGATCGGCGTCTTTCTCGTTCTCTACGGAAGCTACTTCAGCTTCCGCAGCGCCCTGCCCCGGTTCGAGCGGTCCACGCCGGTGCTGGACGGTGTCGTCGGGCTCGTCGGCGGGATCATGGGCGGTGCCGCATCGGTATCGGGCGCCGTGCCGGTGATGTGGGTTTCCCTCAGGCCGTGGCCGCGGGCGGAAACCCGTGCCGTTCTGCAACCCTACAACATCGCCATTCTGGGCACGACGGTCACCTTGCTGGCCATGCGTGGCGCATACGACGCCGACGCGCTCCGCGCGCTGGCCGTGATCCTGCCGGTCGGGCTGGTCGCCGCCCAGATCGGCATCTACGTCTTTCGGCGTATCGGAGACGACATGTTCCGCCGTGTGCTGATCGGCCTGACCTTGCTGGTCGGGCTGGGTATCCTCTTGCAGGAACTGGCCGGCTCCTAG
- a CDS encoding GntR family transcriptional regulator produces the protein MNKSSTRTFPVYDSLRRAIIEQALKPGVKLPEDSIGETFGVSRTVVRNALVRLDAEGLVDMQPNRGASVAEPTIEEAYDIFDMRQCLEREVMQRLCAMDPAPIVAKLRAHLTEEQATLGNDQTRSIRLAGEFHILLSELTGSRILARYVNEIVSRCSLILARFAQVHSAECGVEEHAEIIKAIEAGDAEKAMGFMHSHLHGVQDRALLNRGDGGGDNVGEILSRYRENGAK, from the coding sequence ATGAACAAGTCTTCGACCCGTACATTTCCCGTATACGATTCGCTGCGCCGCGCGATCATCGAGCAAGCCCTCAAGCCCGGGGTGAAGCTCCCCGAGGATTCGATCGGGGAAACCTTCGGCGTCAGCCGGACCGTCGTCCGCAACGCCCTGGTGCGGCTCGACGCTGAAGGGCTGGTCGACATGCAGCCGAACCGCGGCGCATCGGTTGCCGAACCGACCATCGAAGAAGCCTACGACATCTTCGACATGCGCCAGTGCCTCGAGCGCGAGGTGATGCAGCGGCTCTGCGCCATGGATCCCGCCCCCATCGTCGCAAAGCTGAGGGCCCATCTGACCGAGGAACAGGCCACCCTGGGAAACGATCAGACGCGGTCGATCCGGCTTGCGGGAGAGTTTCATATCCTGCTGTCCGAACTGACGGGATCGCGGATTCTCGCACGTTACGTGAACGAGATCGTGTCGCGCTGTTCGCTGATCCTTGCCCGGTTTGCGCAGGTACACTCCGCCGAGTGCGGGGTGGAGGAACACGCCGAGATCATCAAGGCGATCGAGGCGGGCGACGCGGAAAAAGCCATGGGCTTCATGCACAGCCATCTGCATGGGGTGCAGGATCGCGCGCTGCTGAACAGGGGCGACGGCGGCGGGGACAACGTGGGCGAGATCCTGTCCCGTTACCGTGAAAACGGCGCGAAGTAA
- a CDS encoding ABC transporter substrate-binding protein, producing the protein MIITSGRKVAFSVGVVAALLGSSAIAETIKWGAPRDIVSLDPYSYGDSYTINFLNHIYEGLVRYNRDLEIEPALATEWEIVSPTTWRFKLREGVTFHDGAAFTAEDVLASLERVSDDSSPLKGNLPAYKSATVVDDHTIDIELTGAYPLLLNDLTNIHIFDKDWLVANNAEKPTDVSAGVEGYATFNTNGTGPFKLESRTPEAQTILVNYEGWWDEPAHNLTRIEFQPIASAATRVAALLSGEVDFVDSAPVQDLPRLEAAPNVSVLERTDLRTVMLGFNRRDELVGGGENPMNDLRVRQAMQMAVDMELIHDKVMRGKSRNAGTLVAPSIPGYSEALDTPAEYNPEKAKELLAEAGYPDGFAFDFVCTNESYVNEEQFCQAIASMWSRVGLSPKLDIGPTAKQTPKRANGQADVYTIGWATLPMLDTYSILVQMLHTKEGNSGVFNWGGWSYPELDKLTQSASVELDRDTRLQMETDALEIARNELIMMPLHQQPMAWAISSDIGDMPQFPDNKPRMWYVTK; encoded by the coding sequence ATGATCATCACGTCAGGCCGAAAGGTTGCGTTCTCGGTCGGGGTGGTTGCTGCATTGCTTGGCAGCAGTGCCATCGCCGAAACCATCAAGTGGGGTGCGCCGCGCGATATCGTGTCCCTGGACCCGTATTCCTACGGCGATAGCTACACCATCAACTTCCTCAATCACATCTACGAGGGGCTGGTCCGCTACAACCGCGATCTCGAGATCGAGCCCGCTCTGGCAACCGAGTGGGAGATCGTCTCTCCGACCACATGGCGCTTCAAGCTGCGCGAAGGCGTGACGTTCCATGATGGCGCGGCCTTCACCGCCGAGGACGTACTTGCGTCGCTCGAACGTGTCAGCGACGACAGTTCGCCGCTCAAGGGCAACCTGCCAGCCTACAAGAGCGCCACGGTCGTGGACGATCATACCATCGACATCGAACTCACCGGCGCCTATCCGCTCCTGCTCAACGACCTGACGAACATCCATATCTTCGACAAGGATTGGCTGGTCGCCAACAACGCCGAGAAGCCGACCGACGTCAGTGCCGGGGTCGAAGGGTATGCAACCTTCAACACCAACGGCACCGGCCCCTTCAAACTGGAATCGCGCACGCCGGAGGCGCAGACCATCCTCGTCAACTACGAAGGTTGGTGGGACGAGCCCGCGCACAACCTGACGCGGATCGAGTTCCAGCCGATCGCTTCGGCAGCGACACGGGTCGCCGCGCTGCTTTCGGGCGAAGTGGACTTCGTCGACAGCGCCCCGGTCCAGGATCTGCCACGTCTCGAAGCGGCCCCGAATGTTTCGGTGCTGGAACGCACCGACCTGCGGACCGTGATGCTGGGCTTCAATCGCCGCGACGAACTGGTCGGCGGCGGCGAGAATCCGATGAACGACTTGCGGGTCCGTCAGGCGATGCAGATGGCGGTCGACATGGAACTCATCCACGACAAGGTCATGCGTGGCAAGTCCCGCAATGCCGGCACGCTGGTCGCCCCATCCATACCCGGATACTCGGAGGCGCTCGACACGCCCGCCGAATACAATCCCGAGAAAGCCAAGGAGCTGCTTGCGGAGGCGGGCTATCCGGACGGCTTCGCGTTCGATTTCGTCTGCACCAACGAAAGCTACGTGAACGAAGAGCAGTTCTGTCAGGCGATCGCATCCATGTGGTCACGTGTCGGCCTGTCGCCGAAACTGGATATCGGCCCCACCGCGAAACAGACGCCAAAGCGCGCCAATGGGCAGGCCGATGTCTATACCATCGGCTGGGCGACGCTCCCGATGCTCGACACCTACTCGATCCTCGTACAGATGCTGCACACCAAGGAGGGCAACTCGGGCGTATTCAACTGGGGCGGCTGGTCCTACCCGGAGCTGGACAAGCTGACCCAATCGGCTTCGGTGGAGCTGGACCGGGACACCCGGCTTCAGATGGAAACCGACGCGCTCGAGATCGCGAGGAACGAACTGATCATGATGCCGCTGCACCAGCAGCCGATGGCCTGGGCGATCTCTTCCGATATCGGCGACATGCCGCAGTTCCCGGATAACAAGCCGCGCATGTGGTACGTGACAAAGTAG
- a CDS encoding ABC transporter permease — MLAFLIKRSANAIFVMLSVSFIAFMIFRFVGDPVELMLNEQATQEQRDELRTRLGLDQTFIAQYGTFVVNAAQGDFGISFRNQQDVLAMIAERFPATFELVIVATIISLVVGIPMGVITAIRRQTWYAETMQFTSIIGVSLPSFVVGIGLILIFSVWLGWFPAFGRGDTVQIGWWSTGLLTHSGRMSIILPALSLSLFQITLVMRLVRAEMLEVLRSDFIKFARARGVPARILHFRHALRNCLMPVVTMTAMQIGGLIAFALVTETVFQWPGMGLLFIQAVTFVDVPIMAAYLCIVALIFVLLNTIVDITYAMIDPRLRGAEK; from the coding sequence ATGCTGGCCTTTCTCATCAAGCGCAGTGCCAACGCCATCTTCGTCATGCTGTCGGTGAGTTTTATCGCGTTCATGATCTTCCGCTTCGTCGGCGACCCGGTCGAGCTGATGCTGAACGAACAGGCGACCCAGGAACAGCGTGACGAGCTGCGCACGCGGCTGGGGCTGGATCAGACGTTCATCGCCCAATACGGCACATTCGTCGTAAACGCGGCACAGGGCGACTTCGGCATCTCCTTCCGCAACCAGCAGGACGTTCTGGCGATGATCGCCGAACGCTTTCCCGCCACCTTTGAACTGGTGATCGTCGCGACCATCATCTCGCTGGTGGTCGGCATCCCGATGGGGGTGATCACCGCGATCAGGCGCCAGACATGGTACGCGGAAACGATGCAATTCACCTCCATCATCGGCGTGTCGCTGCCCAGTTTTGTCGTGGGCATCGGGCTCATCCTGATCTTCTCAGTCTGGCTGGGCTGGTTCCCCGCCTTCGGGCGGGGGGACACCGTGCAGATCGGGTGGTGGTCAACCGGGCTTCTGACCCACTCGGGCCGCATGTCGATCATCCTTCCGGCGCTGTCGCTGTCGCTGTTTCAGATCACGCTGGTGATGCGACTGGTCCGGGCGGAGATGCTGGAGGTTCTGCGCTCGGACTTCATCAAGTTCGCCCGCGCCCGCGGCGTGCCCGCGCGCATCCTTCATTTCCGCCACGCTCTGCGCAACTGCCTGATGCCGGTCGTCACCATGACGGCGATGCAGATCGGTGGCCTGATCGCCTTTGCGCTGGTGACCGAAACGGTCTTTCAGTGGCCCGGCATGGGGCTGCTGTTCATCCAGGCGGTGACTTTCGTCGATGTGCCGATCATGGCCGCCTACCTGTGCATCGTGGCACTCATCTTCGTCCTGCTGAACACCATCGTGGACATCACCTACGCGATGATCGACCCCCGCCTGCGTGGAGCTGAAAAATGA
- a CDS encoding ABC transporter permease: MTDTPSPDMHRAARPGRLQRMLESDLWWSFRKSKAAVGAAIVLGIVIVTAFLAPVLSPQNPYDLAALELWNAELPPIWMEGGQMPFLLGTDVQGRDILSGILYGTRVSIFIGLASVIVSLAVGVMAGLMAGYYGGWVDSLLMRVGDVLLSIPIILVAILVSSVAQAMLPPQFREAGVSMVLVLAIALYSWVQYARVVRAQTMVERRKEYVQASRLVGTPARRLMLKHILPNTLTPVFVAATLNFGLAILIEATLSFLGVGMPPNQPSLGTLIRVGNQYLFSGSWWIVLFPSIQLCILVVAVNMLGDWLRDALNPKLR; encoded by the coding sequence ATGACCGATACGCCTTCTCCAGACATGCACCGCGCCGCACGGCCCGGTCGGCTGCAACGCATGCTCGAAAGCGATCTGTGGTGGAGCTTTCGCAAGTCCAAGGCCGCGGTGGGTGCTGCCATTGTTCTCGGCATCGTGATCGTTACCGCCTTTCTCGCGCCGGTGCTGTCGCCGCAGAACCCCTATGACCTGGCGGCGCTCGAACTCTGGAATGCCGAATTGCCGCCGATCTGGATGGAAGGGGGGCAGATGCCCTTCCTTCTTGGAACCGACGTGCAAGGCCGGGATATCCTGTCGGGAATTCTCTATGGCACGCGGGTCTCGATCTTCATCGGTCTGGCATCGGTGATCGTGTCGCTGGCCGTGGGCGTGATGGCCGGGCTCATGGCAGGCTACTACGGCGGATGGGTCGATAGCTTGCTGATGCGGGTGGGCGACGTGTTGCTGTCGATCCCGATCATCCTGGTCGCCATCCTCGTCAGCTCCGTGGCGCAGGCGATGCTGCCACCCCAGTTCCGCGAAGCCGGCGTGTCGATGGTGCTGGTCCTCGCGATCGCCCTGTATTCATGGGTTCAGTATGCCCGTGTCGTGCGCGCGCAGACGATGGTGGAACGCCGCAAGGAATACGTGCAGGCCTCCCGCCTTGTCGGAACGCCCGCGCGGCGGCTGATGCTCAAGCACATTCTGCCGAACACGCTGACACCCGTTTTCGTTGCCGCGACACTGAATTTCGGTCTCGCGATCCTGATCGAGGCCACGCTTTCCTTCCTTGGCGTGGGGATGCCGCCGAACCAGCCGTCGCTCGGTACCCTCATTCGGGTCGGCAATCAGTACCTGTTCTCGGGGTCGTGGTGGATCGTGCTGTTTCCGTCGATCCAGCTTTGCATCCTCGTGGTTGCGGTCAACATGCTGGGCGACTGGCTGCGTGACGCGCTGAACCCCAAGTTGCGATAG
- a CDS encoding amidohydrolase family protein, which translates to MSNLLIRNVRIMDGDAADIRIRDGVIADIAPELEPGDAETVDGGGHIAIPALVDAHTHLDKSLLGLPWYKNDVGGGSLIGMIENERRIKRALDYDAHVQSMRHALRTVAYGGTMIRSHVDIDTEGGLRALEGVQQTAEKLAQVVEIETVAFPQSGLMIREGTAELMDRALEMGAHLVGGLDPCAVDRDPKGHLDTIFALAEKHGKGIDIHLHEGGEMGLFSMDMILERTEALDMKGMVTISHAFCLGMPDFRRVDAMLGRLAALDVAIMTTAPSSSPAPLVRELDARGIRIGAGNDGFQDTWGPYGNGDMLERAKVVGQRNNLRMDSEVKRALDICTGGGAVAMGKPRFALETGAPGDLVLVSGDTVVQSVVSHAPRKLVVKAGRVVARDGKTLIDAP; encoded by the coding sequence ATGAGCAATCTCCTGATAAGAAACGTCCGCATCATGGACGGCGATGCCGCGGACATCCGGATACGCGACGGTGTGATCGCAGACATTGCCCCGGAACTGGAGCCCGGTGACGCGGAGACGGTGGACGGCGGGGGGCACATCGCGATCCCGGCACTGGTTGATGCGCATACGCACCTCGACAAGTCCCTGCTGGGTCTGCCGTGGTACAAGAACGATGTGGGCGGTGGCAGCCTGATCGGCATGATCGAAAACGAACGCCGCATCAAGAGGGCGCTCGATTACGATGCGCATGTCCAGTCCATGCGACACGCGCTCAGAACCGTGGCCTACGGTGGTACGATGATCCGCAGCCATGTGGACATCGATACCGAGGGCGGGCTTCGTGCGCTGGAAGGCGTGCAGCAAACCGCGGAGAAGCTTGCGCAGGTCGTCGAGATCGAGACGGTCGCCTTTCCGCAGTCGGGTCTGATGATCCGCGAGGGGACAGCCGAGCTGATGGACCGGGCGCTGGAGATGGGCGCGCATCTGGTGGGCGGCCTTGATCCCTGCGCGGTGGACCGCGATCCCAAGGGCCACCTCGACACGATCTTCGCCCTGGCCGAGAAGCACGGCAAGGGCATCGACATTCACCTTCACGAGGGCGGCGAGATGGGGCTGTTCTCGATGGACATGATCCTCGAACGGACCGAAGCGCTCGACATGAAGGGGATGGTCACGATCAGCCATGCCTTCTGTCTCGGCATGCCGGACTTCCGGCGCGTGGATGCGATGCTCGGTCGGCTTGCCGCACTCGACGTTGCGATCATGACCACCGCGCCCAGCTCGTCTCCGGCGCCACTGGTCCGCGAACTGGATGCGCGCGGCATCCGCATCGGCGCGGGCAACGACGGATTTCAGGACACTTGGGGGCCTTATGGCAATGGGGACATGCTGGAACGGGCAAAGGTCGTGGGCCAGCGCAACAACCTGCGGATGGACAGTGAAGTGAAACGGGCGCTCGATATCTGCACGGGGGGTGGTGCGGTGGCCATGGGCAAGCCGCGGTTCGCCCTCGAAACCGGCGCGCCCGGCGATCTCGTCCTCGTGTCGGGGGACACCGTGGTCCAGTCCGTGGTGAGCCATGCCCCGCGCAAGCTGGTGGTCAAGGCTGGACGCGTCGTCGCACGCGACGGCAAAACCCTGATCGACGCGCCGTGA